The sequence below is a genomic window from Thermus hydrothermalis.
ATAAGCCTCCTTGCCAGGGATGCGTGTTGGGGCCAACCTTCTTGGGCTTTGTCTATAGGAGGTCAAGACCTTTGTCTTTTCAGATGGTCAGATGAATTGGTATATGCTTCACGCATGATTAGGTACCGGGTCCGCATCAAAGAGCTCGCAGACGCCAATGGCATCACCCTATACCGCATCGCGCGGACTAGTGGCCTATTGACGAACACCGTGTACAACGCAGCGGAAGGACGCCATCAGCCCACCCTAGAAACCCTGGCCAAGATCCACGGCGCCCTCGAGGTCCTC
It includes:
- a CDS encoding helix-turn-helix domain-containing protein, whose translation is MIRYRVRIKELADANGITLYRIARTSGLLTNTVYNAAEGRHQPTLETLAKIHGALEVLLGRRVELDELIEVIRE